The following coding sequences lie in one Arachis ipaensis cultivar K30076 chromosome B03, Araip1.1, whole genome shotgun sequence genomic window:
- the LOC107631141 gene encoding uncharacterized protein LOC107631141 isoform X2 has protein sequence MSLKVHAPRFLTPVHTRIGFLPNKPKFFGTSFLRRHATSRSFLPHPLHASPAVVSAVTAEQPPEPPVRMLAVVGHGAVSPLKSALWQEVMLHTAERLKWVDEGYELLVFTDECIQSDQQKALRLQSELLKADILVIVAVTGKESIEWIKIHSRTIQNVICFDSTTDLKSKLGGYEVHNQVKGSIFGEVLGNSQSDKTGESSKVVQTVSEAWDRHSSDDIRFCLLVLINAYIRPVPVLKNLRAKGFSTLKCMLRNCGRQKNNCLELEAEVPNKPYVPPMVKFRGQDINYEMAEDLFVGWLGNLQWSWRVVAGQNPAYDQFPCQYQLFYRGKAKGSFWYEPVFQVKTLEGQMVWRRRRYRVKRGKIPGTFHFSVLDNGVVSNEYWTIVEVADDLSWGLFHYHGAARAAGQSYTGAVLVSPDGAFPNERERTKVVAALQKCGIKEWELYNVDNCSCIDPPLGIPDGSNLHSTVQIEDPNRMPV, from the exons TTTCTTCCAAACAAACCTAAATTCTTCGGAACCTCTTTCCTTCGTCGCCATGCCACCTCTCGCTCGTTTCTTCCTCATCCTCTTCACGCTTCCCCTGCCGTTGTCTCCGCTGTGACGGCTGAGCAGCCGCCTGAGCCTCCGGTGAGGATGCTGGCTGTTGTTGGCCATGGTGCTGTCAGCCCTCTCAAGTCTGCACTATGGCAAGAAGTCATGCTTCACACT GCAGAAAGACTGAAATGGGTTGACGAAGGATATGAACTTCTTGTATTTACCGATGAATGTATTCAATCTGATCAACAAAAGGCTCTCAGACTTCAGAGTGAATTACTGAAGGCTGATATATTGGTGATTGTTGCTGTTACAGGAAAGGAATCAATTGAGTGGATTAAAATCCACAGCAGAACTATACAAAATGTAATATGCTTTGACTCTACAACAGATTTGAAGAGCAAATTAGGAGGCTATGAAGTTCACAATCAAGTGAAAGGAAGTATATTTGGAGAAGTGCTCGGAAACTCTCAATCAGATAAAACTGGAGAGTCAAGTAAAGTAGTGCAAACTGTATCCGAAGCATGGGATCGACATAGTTCTGATGATATAAGGTTCTGTTTGCTGGTATTAATCAATGCTTATATAAGGCCAGTTCCAGTGTTGAAGAACTTGAGAGCAAAGGGTTTTTCTACCTTGAAGTGCATGCTGAGGAACTGTGGCCGCCAG AAAAACAACTGTCTTGAGCTGGAAGCAGAAGTCCCCAACAAGCCGTATGTGCCTCCAATGGTTAAGTTTCGGGGGCAGGACATAAACTATGAAATGGCAGAAGATTTGTTTGTTGGTTGGTTGGGGAATTTGCAATGGAGCTGGCGTGTTGTAGCCGGGCAGAACCCGGCATACGATCAATTTCCATGTCAATACCAACTATTCTATAGGGGAAAAGCAAAAGGGTCATTTTGGTATGAACCAGTATTCCAGGTAAAAACATTAGAAGGACAAATGGTTTGGAGGAGGAGAAGATACCGGGTTAAGAGAGGTAAGATACCCGGGACATTCCATTTCAGTGTATTGGATAATGGAGTTGTTTCAAATGAATATTGGACAATCGTGGAAGTCGCCGATGATCTTAGTTGGGGTTTGTTCCACTATCATGGAGCTGCGAGAGCTGCAGGGCAGTCTTATACTGGAGCAGTGCTTGTTAGTCCAGATGGAGCATTTCCAAATGAAAGAGAGAGGACAAAGGTAGTTGCTGCGCTCCAGAAATGTGGAATAAAAGAATGGGAGCTATATAATGTTGATAATTGTTCATGCATAGATCCCCCCTTAGGAATTCCAGATGGTTCAAATTTACATTCTACAGTCCAAATTGAAGATCCAAATCGGATGCCTGTATGA
- the LOC107631141 gene encoding violaxanthin de-epoxidase, chloroplastic isoform X1 — protein MSLKVHAPRFLTPVHTRIGFLPNKPKFFGTSFLRRHATSRSFLPHPLHASPAVVSAVTAEQPPEPPVRMLAVVGHGAVSPLKSALWQEVMLHTAERLKWVDEGYELLVFTDECIQSDQQKALRLQSELLKADILVIVAVTGKESIEWIKIHSRTIQNVICFDSTTDLKSKLGGYEVHNQVKGSIFGEVLGNSQSDKTGESSKVVQTVSEAWDRHSSDDIRFCLLVLINAYIRPVPVLKNLRAKGFSTLKCMLRNCGRQVLNCLLDPNCRKALQCLNRCSPVDQVCNYRCIASYESANLEAFSLCVLQKNNCLELEAEVPNKPYVPPMVKFRGQDINYEMAEDLFVGWLGNLQWSWRVVAGQNPAYDQFPCQYQLFYRGKAKGSFWYEPVFQVKTLEGQMVWRRRRYRVKRGKIPGTFHFSVLDNGVVSNEYWTIVEVADDLSWGLFHYHGAARAAGQSYTGAVLVSPDGAFPNERERTKVVAALQKCGIKEWELYNVDNCSCIDPPLGIPDGSNLHSTVQIEDPNRMPV, from the exons TTTCTTCCAAACAAACCTAAATTCTTCGGAACCTCTTTCCTTCGTCGCCATGCCACCTCTCGCTCGTTTCTTCCTCATCCTCTTCACGCTTCCCCTGCCGTTGTCTCCGCTGTGACGGCTGAGCAGCCGCCTGAGCCTCCGGTGAGGATGCTGGCTGTTGTTGGCCATGGTGCTGTCAGCCCTCTCAAGTCTGCACTATGGCAAGAAGTCATGCTTCACACT GCAGAAAGACTGAAATGGGTTGACGAAGGATATGAACTTCTTGTATTTACCGATGAATGTATTCAATCTGATCAACAAAAGGCTCTCAGACTTCAGAGTGAATTACTGAAGGCTGATATATTGGTGATTGTTGCTGTTACAGGAAAGGAATCAATTGAGTGGATTAAAATCCACAGCAGAACTATACAAAATGTAATATGCTTTGACTCTACAACAGATTTGAAGAGCAAATTAGGAGGCTATGAAGTTCACAATCAAGTGAAAGGAAGTATATTTGGAGAAGTGCTCGGAAACTCTCAATCAGATAAAACTGGAGAGTCAAGTAAAGTAGTGCAAACTGTATCCGAAGCATGGGATCGACATAGTTCTGATGATATAAGGTTCTGTTTGCTGGTATTAATCAATGCTTATATAAGGCCAGTTCCAGTGTTGAAGAACTTGAGAGCAAAGGGTTTTTCTACCTTGAAGTGCATGCTGAGGAACTGTGGCCGCCAGGTACTTAATTGCTTGTTGGATCCTAATTGTAGAAAAGCTCTTCAATGCTTGAACCGGTGCAGTCCTGTTGATCAAGTATGTAACTATAGGTGTATTGCTTCATATGAAAGTGCGAACCTAGAAGCCTTTTCACTCTGTGTATTACAGAAAAACAACTGTCTTGAGCTGGAAGCAGAAGTCCCCAACAAGCCGTATGTGCCTCCAATGGTTAAGTTTCGGGGGCAGGACATAAACTATGAAATGGCAGAAGATTTGTTTGTTGGTTGGTTGGGGAATTTGCAATGGAGCTGGCGTGTTGTAGCCGGGCAGAACCCGGCATACGATCAATTTCCATGTCAATACCAACTATTCTATAGGGGAAAAGCAAAAGGGTCATTTTGGTATGAACCAGTATTCCAGGTAAAAACATTAGAAGGACAAATGGTTTGGAGGAGGAGAAGATACCGGGTTAAGAGAGGTAAGATACCCGGGACATTCCATTTCAGTGTATTGGATAATGGAGTTGTTTCAAATGAATATTGGACAATCGTGGAAGTCGCCGATGATCTTAGTTGGGGTTTGTTCCACTATCATGGAGCTGCGAGAGCTGCAGGGCAGTCTTATACTGGAGCAGTGCTTGTTAGTCCAGATGGAGCATTTCCAAATGAAAGAGAGAGGACAAAGGTAGTTGCTGCGCTCCAGAAATGTGGAATAAAAGAATGGGAGCTATATAATGTTGATAATTGTTCATGCATAGATCCCCCCTTAGGAATTCCAGATGGTTCAAATTTACATTCTACAGTCCAAATTGAAGATCCAAATCGGATGCCTGTATGA